One region of Cystobacter ferrugineus genomic DNA includes:
- a CDS encoding CapA family protein, producing the protein MRSRSLLLSVLALSSLGGCANWRASVAEPIRRPFSDAPSVPPEANVPPMPAPPAPPAPPAAASEAAPPAPPAPPAPPAASAPADAAPLATSAAEVDALYARGVEALKAKDAPAALEAFSACARAAPERVDCQWELGWAYSLLNRWQEALAAWSVVQRLDPAHPDLEDALTQARGQTALQRQLAEPAAPPASRPPPPADARLRIRAVGDVMLGTSFPEGLLPPDDGAASLAAVAPLLRDADLTFINLEGPLCDHGETQKCRRGGNCYAFRSPTHYGRYLQDAGVDLASTANNHSGDFGELCRRETEATLDSLGIAWSGPAGTVATVEKNGLRVGMVAFHTSPNCNHVNNHATAAALVRQVKAAHDLVLVSFHGGAEGGKALNIPQGTEMFYGENRGDLRAFTHTVIDAGADLVIGHGPHVVRALEFYKDKLILYSLGNFATYGSFNLKGPQGLGMIADVELDAQGRFLSGRLLPTRQEGRGIPQPDPSGEVLPLVRRLTNEDFPTTGAQVAPDGRITPRKVSASREVK; encoded by the coding sequence ATGCGCTCTCGCTCCCTCCTGCTCTCCGTGCTCGCGCTCTCCTCCCTCGGAGGCTGCGCCAACTGGCGCGCTTCCGTCGCCGAGCCCATCCGCCGTCCCTTCTCCGACGCCCCGTCGGTTCCCCCCGAGGCCAACGTGCCTCCGATGCCGGCGCCCCCGGCTCCGCCCGCGCCTCCCGCCGCGGCCTCCGAGGCGGCGCCCCCGGCTCCGCCCGCGCCTCCTGCTCCCCCCGCCGCTTCCGCGCCGGCCGACGCCGCTCCCCTGGCCACCTCCGCCGCCGAGGTGGACGCGCTCTACGCCCGGGGCGTCGAGGCCCTCAAGGCCAAGGACGCCCCCGCCGCCCTCGAGGCCTTCTCCGCCTGCGCCCGCGCCGCCCCCGAGCGCGTGGACTGCCAGTGGGAGCTCGGCTGGGCGTATTCGCTGCTCAACCGCTGGCAGGAGGCGCTCGCCGCGTGGAGCGTGGTGCAGCGGTTGGACCCCGCCCACCCGGACCTGGAGGACGCCCTCACCCAGGCCCGCGGCCAGACGGCCCTCCAGCGGCAGCTCGCCGAGCCCGCGGCGCCCCCGGCCTCGCGCCCGCCGCCTCCCGCCGACGCCCGCCTGCGCATCCGCGCCGTGGGCGACGTGATGCTCGGCACCTCCTTCCCCGAGGGCCTCCTGCCCCCGGATGATGGCGCCGCGAGCCTCGCCGCGGTGGCGCCGCTGCTGCGCGACGCGGACCTCACCTTCATCAACCTCGAGGGGCCCCTGTGCGACCACGGCGAGACGCAGAAGTGCCGCCGCGGGGGCAACTGCTACGCGTTCCGCTCGCCCACGCACTATGGCCGCTACCTCCAGGACGCGGGCGTGGACCTGGCCTCCACCGCCAACAACCACTCGGGCGACTTCGGCGAGCTGTGCCGCCGCGAGACCGAGGCCACGCTCGATTCACTCGGCATCGCCTGGAGCGGCCCCGCCGGCACCGTCGCCACCGTGGAGAAGAACGGCCTGCGCGTGGGCATGGTGGCCTTCCACACCTCGCCCAACTGCAACCACGTCAACAACCACGCCACCGCCGCCGCCCTGGTGCGCCAGGTCAAGGCCGCGCATGACCTGGTGCTCGTCTCCTTCCATGGCGGCGCCGAGGGGGGCAAGGCGCTCAACATCCCCCAGGGCACCGAGATGTTCTACGGCGAGAACCGGGGCGACCTGCGCGCCTTCACCCACACCGTCATCGACGCGGGCGCCGACCTCGTCATCGGCCATGGCCCCCACGTCGTGCGCGCGCTCGAGTTCTACAAGGACAAGCTCATCCTCTACTCCCTGGGCAACTTCGCCACCTATGGCTCCTTCAACCTCAAGGGGCCCCAGGGCCTGGGGATGATCGCCGACGTGGAGCTCGACGCCCAGGGCCGTTTCCTCTCCGGGCGCCTGTTGCCCACGCGCCAGGAGGGCCGCGGCATCCCCCAGCCGGACCCCTCGGGCGAGGTGCTCCCGCTCGTGCGCCGCCTCACCAACGAGGACTTCCCCACCACCGGCGCCCAGGTCGCCCCCGACGGCCGCATCACTCCCCGCAAGGTCTCCGCCTCGCGTGAAGTGAAGTAA
- a CDS encoding NAD(P)-dependent oxidoreductase, which produces MRLTVFGATGRVGHTLVHDALGQGHEVTAYVRDPKRLGLKHGKLHIKKGSLEDGTTVAEALRGSDVVVSAIGARDATHPVSVVTHATRSIIAAMKGEGVQRLVSVGAAGLLPHAAGGLTGEHGLPPFLRHAFEDHRGALLALQESGLDWVVVCPPVMPSGLKTGKYRVAVEALPAGGRQVYAEDVADFTLKAATGNDYHRVRVGIVGD; this is translated from the coding sequence ATGCGGTTGACGGTCTTTGGAGCGACGGGACGCGTCGGGCACACGCTGGTGCACGACGCGTTGGGGCAGGGGCACGAGGTGACGGCGTACGTCCGAGACCCCAAGCGCCTGGGACTCAAGCACGGCAAGCTCCACATCAAGAAGGGCAGCCTGGAGGATGGCACCACCGTCGCCGAGGCCCTGCGCGGCTCGGACGTGGTGGTGAGCGCCATCGGCGCCCGCGATGCCACCCACCCCGTCTCGGTGGTGACCCACGCCACGCGCTCCATCATCGCGGCCATGAAGGGCGAGGGTGTCCAGCGGCTCGTCTCGGTGGGCGCCGCGGGACTCCTGCCCCACGCGGCCGGCGGCCTCACCGGCGAGCACGGCCTTCCCCCCTTCCTGCGCCACGCCTTCGAGGATCACCGCGGCGCGCTGCTCGCCCTGCAGGAGAGCGGCCTGGACTGGGTGGTGGTGTGTCCGCCCGTCATGCCCAGTGGCCTGAAGACGGGCAAGTACCGCGTCGCCGTGGAAGCCCTGCCCGCCGGCGGCCGGCAGGTCTACGCCGAGGACGTGGCCGACTTCACCCTCAAGGCGGCCACCGGCAACGACTACCACCGGGTACGCGTGGGCATCGTCGGCGACTGA
- a CDS encoding sensor histidine kinase — protein MNSPSLPFEASTNPETWRRRERTILVFAALVPLLYALDWFALGHWSPTPLVVRLVWSAQLLLYMVLCRTLGPRWEQRLANVNSIATCCCFLTLIYVTGAQHSPYLHLLPSLPLIIALIQPRDGWPALLSGITCTLGTVLMLLSLGWPMAALGWALLTGSATFFGVYGAAQYRKAQEAEHAVRLERARRESLEKLALAERQRAQTEKLATVGRLAAGVVHEINNPLAFVRSNLEFLRTEVLRQSLPQEAHAELSEVFEETRQGVERIRQIVSDLRGFSHVDMEEPTACALADVVTDASRLAGVRLKHVARLTVALPPELPDVFAIRRRLAQVVLNLLVNAGDALEEARVPGGEVRVTGVAEGARVALLVEDNGPGFPPEVMPHLFESFFTTKGPDKGTGLGLALSRELVERFGGTLVAENRPEGGARLRLELPVHAPPPAPGG, from the coding sequence ATGAACTCCCCGTCCCTCCCGTTCGAGGCGAGCACGAATCCGGAGACGTGGCGGCGGCGCGAGCGGACGATCCTGGTGTTCGCCGCGCTCGTCCCGCTGCTCTACGCACTGGACTGGTTCGCCCTGGGCCACTGGAGCCCGACTCCCCTGGTGGTGCGGCTGGTCTGGTCCGCGCAGCTCCTGCTGTACATGGTGCTGTGCCGGACGCTGGGCCCGCGCTGGGAGCAGCGGCTCGCGAACGTCAACAGCATCGCCACCTGCTGCTGCTTCCTCACCCTCATCTACGTCACCGGGGCCCAGCACAGCCCCTACCTCCACCTGCTGCCCAGCCTCCCGCTCATCATCGCCCTCATCCAGCCGCGCGACGGGTGGCCCGCCCTGCTCAGTGGCATCACCTGCACCCTGGGCACGGTGCTGATGTTGCTTTCCCTGGGCTGGCCCATGGCGGCACTCGGCTGGGCCCTGCTCACCGGCTCGGCCACGTTCTTCGGCGTGTATGGCGCGGCGCAGTACCGCAAGGCCCAGGAGGCCGAGCACGCCGTGCGCCTGGAGCGTGCCCGCCGCGAGAGCCTGGAGAAGCTCGCCCTGGCCGAGCGCCAGCGCGCCCAGACGGAGAAGCTGGCCACCGTGGGACGGCTCGCGGCGGGCGTGGTGCATGAAATCAACAACCCGCTGGCCTTCGTGCGCTCCAACCTGGAGTTCCTGCGCACCGAGGTGCTGCGCCAGTCCCTCCCCCAGGAGGCCCACGCGGAGCTGAGCGAGGTGTTCGAGGAGACGCGCCAGGGCGTGGAGCGCATCCGGCAGATCGTCTCGGACCTGCGGGGCTTCTCGCACGTGGACATGGAGGAGCCGACCGCGTGCGCGCTGGCGGACGTGGTGACGGACGCGTCGCGGCTGGCGGGCGTGCGGCTCAAGCACGTGGCGCGGCTGACGGTGGCGCTGCCCCCGGAGCTGCCCGACGTCTTCGCCATCCGCCGGCGCCTGGCGCAGGTGGTGCTCAACCTGCTCGTCAACGCGGGCGACGCGCTGGAGGAGGCGCGGGTGCCCGGCGGCGAGGTGCGCGTGACCGGCGTGGCCGAGGGAGCGCGCGTGGCGCTCCTGGTGGAGGACAACGGCCCGGGCTTTCCCCCCGAGGTGATGCCCCACCTCTTCGAGTCCTTCTTCACCACCAAGGGCCCCGACAAGGGCACGGGGCTCGGGCTGGCCTTGTCGCGCGAGCTGGTGGAGCGCTTTGGTGGCACGCTCGTGGCCGAGAACCGGCCCGAGGGCGGCGCCCGGCTGCGCCTGGAGCTGCCCGTGCACGCGCCGCCCCCGGCTCCCGGGGGTTGA
- a CDS encoding M16 family metallopeptidase: MKAFIAATALALGLPAFAQQHEAKPPRPGREALTIPYEKYALPNGLEVLLARDPKLPVVAVNVWYHVGAYDEQPGRTGFAHLFEHMMFQGSKHVPDDVHIALLEQLGGTDLNGTTNFDRTNYFETVPSNQLATALWLESDRMGFLLDALDEKKLRTQQEVVKNERRQGVETRPYGIAQEKFWQTLFPAPHPYHGKVIGSMADLDAATVEDVKAFFRKWYAPANATLAVVGDFEPQQARALIEKYFATLPSNPKPTRPEVAPVKLTEEKLVRHDEKIGTLPLVIMGWHTPPYLSEGDAIADVLGNVLGTGKSSRLYQRLVVDKGLAQSVSASQQSLGAQSVFTVEAVARPGVSSDALVKELDAVLEEMRRTGPTPAEINQARTRFETQMLAGLQSVGGFGGKADTLQSYNHHQGDPGFLVRDLERYDAVTPERVRDFARDMLKPTERVVLHAVPSPTSPSPAPSKEKP; encoded by the coding sequence ATGAAAGCGTTCATCGCCGCCACCGCCCTCGCCCTTGGCCTCCCGGCCTTCGCCCAGCAACACGAGGCGAAGCCGCCGCGGCCCGGACGCGAGGCACTCACCATCCCCTACGAGAAGTACGCCCTGCCCAATGGCCTGGAAGTGCTGCTCGCGCGCGACCCCAAGCTGCCCGTGGTGGCCGTCAACGTCTGGTACCACGTGGGCGCCTACGACGAGCAGCCCGGCCGCACCGGCTTCGCCCACCTCTTCGAGCACATGATGTTCCAGGGCTCCAAGCACGTGCCGGATGACGTCCACATCGCCCTGCTCGAGCAGCTCGGCGGCACGGATCTCAACGGCACCACCAACTTCGATCGCACCAACTACTTCGAGACCGTGCCGAGCAACCAGCTCGCCACCGCGCTGTGGCTGGAGAGCGACCGCATGGGCTTTTTGCTCGACGCGCTCGACGAGAAGAAGCTGCGCACCCAGCAGGAGGTGGTGAAGAACGAGCGCCGCCAGGGCGTGGAGACGCGCCCCTACGGCATCGCCCAGGAGAAGTTCTGGCAGACGCTCTTCCCCGCGCCCCACCCCTACCACGGCAAGGTCATCGGCTCGATGGCGGACCTGGACGCCGCCACCGTGGAGGACGTGAAGGCCTTCTTCCGCAAGTGGTACGCCCCCGCCAACGCCACGCTCGCCGTGGTGGGTGACTTCGAGCCCCAACAGGCCCGCGCCCTCATCGAGAAGTACTTCGCCACGCTGCCGAGCAACCCCAAGCCCACGCGCCCCGAGGTCGCCCCGGTGAAGCTCACCGAGGAGAAGCTCGTGCGCCACGACGAGAAGATCGGCACGCTGCCCCTGGTCATCATGGGCTGGCACACCCCGCCGTACCTGAGCGAGGGCGACGCCATCGCGGACGTGCTCGGCAACGTGCTCGGCACGGGCAAGTCCAGCCGGCTCTACCAGCGGCTCGTGGTGGACAAGGGGCTCGCCCAGAGCGTGAGCGCCTCCCAGCAGAGCCTCGGCGCCCAGTCCGTCTTCACCGTGGAGGCGGTGGCCCGGCCCGGCGTGTCCAGCGACGCGCTCGTCAAGGAGCTCGACGCGGTGCTCGAGGAGATGCGCCGCACGGGCCCGACGCCCGCGGAAATCAACCAGGCGCGTACGCGCTTCGAGACGCAGATGCTCGCCGGGCTGCAGTCGGTGGGCGGCTTCGGTGGCAAGGCGGACACCCTGCAGAGCTACAACCACCACCAGGGAGACCCGGGCTTCCTCGTGCGCGACCTGGAGCGCTACGACGCGGTGACGCCCGAGCGCGTGCGCGACTTCGCTCGCGACATGCTCAAGCCCACCGAGCGCGTGGTGCTCCACGCCGTGCCCTCGCCGACGAGCCCGTCCCCCGCCCCCTCGAAGGAGAAGCCGTGA
- a CDS encoding DUF429 domain-containing protein, with amino-acid sequence MRFLGWDLSDPFARRPRAVDVAVVDIHGRVDFEQREWPAPDGEGRLEPEALVAAFPVGPADVVVVDGPQALARPGARVREAERLLRAPGRTPDVLPVPGGPFHGFVRGGVLLFAALHRLGALELLDVDTPEPGRARLFEAFPGATWRHLAVEKLGKKSSPEGRAARRERLEAAGLRFPGSGLPTHDELDAALCAWLGWLTRTAPERVHAVGLPLWRDAEGWLREGRILDVRRT; translated from the coding sequence GTGCGTTTCCTGGGCTGGGATTTGAGCGACCCGTTCGCGCGCCGTCCCCGCGCCGTGGATGTGGCCGTGGTGGACATCCACGGGCGGGTGGACTTCGAGCAGCGCGAGTGGCCCGCCCCCGACGGCGAGGGGCGGCTCGAGCCGGAGGCCCTCGTGGCCGCGTTCCCGGTGGGCCCGGCGGACGTGGTGGTGGTGGATGGGCCCCAGGCGCTCGCGAGGCCAGGGGCCCGGGTGCGCGAGGCCGAGCGGCTGCTGCGGGCGCCGGGGCGGACTCCGGACGTGCTCCCCGTGCCGGGCGGGCCCTTCCACGGCTTCGTGCGCGGCGGCGTGTTGCTCTTCGCGGCCCTGCACCGGCTTGGGGCCCTGGAGTTGCTGGACGTGGACACGCCCGAGCCGGGCCGGGCGCGCTTGTTCGAGGCCTTTCCCGGAGCCACGTGGCGCCACCTGGCTGTGGAGAAGTTGGGGAAGAAGAGTTCACCCGAGGGACGGGCGGCGAGGCGGGAGCGGCTCGAGGCGGCGGGACTGCGCTTTCCGGGGAGCGGGCTGCCCACGCATGACGAGCTCGACGCGGCGCTGTGCGCGTGGCTGGGGTGGCTCACCCGCACCGCGCCCGAGCGCGTCCATGCCGTGGGTCTGCCCCTGTGGAGGGACGCCGAGGGCTGGCTGCGCGAGGGCCGCATCCTGGACGTCCGGCGCACCTGA
- a CDS encoding acyl-CoA thioesterase, whose protein sequence is MTAPLHGPPFATSTTWNALGEGRYAGRILPHWFQGRGSYGGLIGGALLRSMMRELNEPERMPRSFTVHFCAPVTDQDALITVRLERAGRQVSHLSARLEQGGQVASLASATFATARDTPLVFTEARPPQVPAPHELSSMPSEGLPAFCAQFDYRWCVGSPPYSGATEARLGGWIRPRVPEPLDAPLVVGLLDAYPPAAFARVDGFATGATMDYTVHFYAPLPLASASPEAFYLRAGQSRHAALGYADEIADLWSQDGQLLAQLRQMAAIFPQTR, encoded by the coding sequence ATGACAGCCCCCCTGCACGGTCCCCCCTTCGCCACCTCCACCACCTGGAACGCGCTCGGAGAGGGGCGCTATGCCGGACGCATCCTCCCCCACTGGTTCCAGGGACGCGGCTCCTACGGCGGATTGATTGGCGGCGCGCTCCTGCGCTCGATGATGCGCGAGCTGAACGAGCCCGAGCGCATGCCGCGCTCGTTCACCGTGCACTTCTGCGCCCCCGTCACCGACCAGGACGCGCTCATCACCGTGCGCCTGGAGCGCGCCGGGCGTCAGGTCTCGCACCTGTCGGCGCGGCTGGAGCAGGGCGGACAGGTGGCGAGCCTGGCGAGCGCCACCTTCGCCACCGCGCGCGACACGCCGCTCGTCTTCACCGAGGCGCGCCCACCCCAGGTGCCTGCGCCCCACGAGCTCTCCTCCATGCCCTCCGAGGGGCTGCCCGCCTTCTGTGCCCAGTTCGACTACCGCTGGTGCGTGGGCTCGCCGCCCTACTCCGGAGCCACCGAGGCGCGGCTGGGCGGGTGGATCCGCCCGCGCGTGCCCGAGCCGCTCGACGCGCCGCTCGTGGTGGGCCTGCTGGATGCCTACCCTCCGGCGGCGTTCGCCCGCGTGGACGGCTTCGCCACGGGCGCCACCATGGACTACACGGTGCACTTCTACGCGCCCCTGCCGCTCGCCTCCGCCTCGCCCGAGGCCTTCTACCTGCGCGCGGGCCAGTCCCGGCACGCCGCGCTCGGCTACGCGGATGAGATCGCCGACCTGTGGAGCCAGGACGGCCAGCTCCTCGCCCAGCTCCGGCAGATGGCGGCCATCTTCCCCCAGACGCGCTGA
- a CDS encoding MFS transporter: protein MRALHLSRYSSLRAFGHRDFVHVWWGTLVSNIGTWMETLALGVFVTTVTGRAEATGGIAALAFLPAVVLSPVGGALADRFDRRKWVAAGTLVQALLALVLTVLALTGRLTVPAVAVLSLLNGCTNSLINPAFSALIAQSVPPEDLSSAVSLNSAQYNLGRIMGPAIAAGVLAAGGIAWALAINTLSFVAVLVALWHVRPSARTGARRHEPLWSGIRRGAEVARDDAGIRLAMLGALAVSALVAPFIGLVPVFAIRVFQQGAAATSLLVTMQGVGAVLAAMLLGPLIERLGRRRLLEACVLLIGPMAAVYWMTPTLHAAALAIVGLGALYMATLTSINTTCQLRVPHELQGRISSLYSTMIAVGYAAGVWLQGLLADRWGVRLVTGGCALGFLALVLTLRLLRPRAFEATEAPCVVDPGHRPAPALHLEGNDF, encoded by the coding sequence GTGCGCGCCCTTCATTTGTCTCGCTATTCGTCGCTCCGGGCCTTCGGGCATCGGGATTTCGTTCACGTCTGGTGGGGAACGCTCGTCTCCAACATCGGCACGTGGATGGAGACGCTCGCACTGGGCGTCTTCGTCACCACGGTGACGGGCCGCGCCGAGGCCACCGGAGGCATCGCCGCCCTGGCCTTCCTGCCCGCGGTGGTGCTGTCTCCGGTGGGCGGAGCGCTCGCGGACCGGTTCGATCGGCGCAAGTGGGTCGCCGCGGGCACGCTCGTGCAGGCGCTGCTGGCGCTGGTGCTCACGGTGCTCGCGCTCACCGGCCGGCTCACCGTGCCCGCCGTGGCCGTGCTGTCGCTGCTCAACGGGTGCACCAACAGCCTCATCAACCCGGCCTTCTCCGCGCTCATCGCCCAGTCGGTGCCCCCGGAGGATCTGTCGAGCGCGGTGAGCCTCAACTCGGCGCAGTACAACCTCGGGCGCATCATGGGCCCGGCGATCGCCGCGGGCGTGCTCGCCGCGGGAGGCATCGCCTGGGCGCTGGCCATCAACACGCTGTCCTTCGTGGCGGTGCTCGTGGCGCTCTGGCACGTGCGGCCCTCGGCGCGTACGGGCGCGCGGCGGCACGAGCCCTTGTGGTCCGGCATCCGGCGCGGCGCCGAGGTGGCCCGGGACGACGCGGGCATCCGCCTGGCCATGCTGGGCGCGCTGGCCGTGTCGGCGCTCGTGGCGCCCTTCATCGGCCTGGTGCCGGTGTTCGCCATCCGCGTCTTCCAGCAGGGGGCGGCGGCCACCTCGCTGCTCGTCACCATGCAGGGCGTGGGCGCGGTGCTCGCGGCGATGCTGCTCGGGCCCCTCATCGAGCGGCTGGGGCGCCGGCGCCTGCTCGAGGCGTGCGTCCTCCTCATCGGGCCCATGGCGGCGGTGTACTGGATGACGCCCACGCTGCACGCCGCGGCGCTCGCCATCGTCGGCCTGGGCGCGCTCTACATGGCCACGCTCACCAGCATCAACACCACGTGCCAGCTCCGCGTGCCGCACGAGCTCCAGGGCCGCATCAGCAGCCTCTACAGCACGATGATCGCCGTGGGGTACGCCGCGGGGGTGTGGTTGCAGGGCCTGCTCGCCGATCGCTGGGGCGTGCGCCTCGTCACCGGGGGCTGCGCGCTGGGGTTCCTCGCGCTCGTGCTCACCCTGCGGCTGTTGCGCCCGCGCGCCTTCGAGGCCACCGAGGCCCCGTGCGTGGTGGACCCGGGGCACCGTCCGGCGCCCGCGCTGCACCTGGAAGGCAACGACTTCTGA
- a CDS encoding class I SAM-dependent methyltransferase — protein MFHPKGPGLGELLHQGLQSVERGYDLLAPKFDYTPFRTPEDVLTASIALAGAPRSVERALDVCCGTGAALRHLRPLCRQDVVGVDLSQGMLDEARRHLAHAPGEARVELVRGDALALPWREAFDLVTSFGAFGHILERDEPRLVEGIHQALRPGGRFLFVTADRPSPWRPGYWMARAFNAAMHVRNSLWRPPFVMYYLTFLLPRARSLLEAQGFHLAVHRDALPERYSRAGLCVVVATRA, from the coding sequence ATGTTCCATCCCAAGGGACCCGGTCTCGGAGAGCTGCTCCACCAGGGCTTGCAGTCCGTGGAGCGAGGCTATGATCTGCTCGCCCCGAAGTTCGACTACACCCCCTTCCGCACACCCGAGGACGTGCTGACGGCGAGCATCGCCCTGGCCGGCGCCCCCCGGAGCGTGGAGCGGGCCCTGGACGTGTGCTGTGGCACGGGAGCCGCCCTGCGCCACCTGCGCCCCTTGTGCCGCCAGGACGTGGTGGGCGTGGACCTGAGCCAGGGCATGCTCGACGAGGCCCGGCGCCACCTCGCCCACGCGCCCGGCGAGGCCCGGGTGGAGCTGGTGCGCGGCGACGCCCTGGCACTGCCGTGGCGCGAGGCGTTCGACCTGGTGACGAGCTTCGGCGCCTTCGGCCACATCCTCGAGCGCGACGAGCCCCGTCTCGTGGAGGGCATCCACCAGGCCCTGCGCCCGGGTGGCCGCTTCCTCTTCGTCACCGCGGATCGGCCCTCGCCCTGGCGCCCGGGCTACTGGATGGCCCGCGCCTTCAACGCCGCCATGCACGTGCGCAACTCGCTCTGGCGGCCGCCCTTCGTCATGTACTACCTCACCTTCCTGCTGCCACGTGCCCGCTCGCTCCTGGAAGCCCAGGGCTTCCACCTGGCGGTGCACCGCGACGCCCTGCCCGAGCGCTACTCCCGGGCCGGACTGTGCGTCGTGGTCGCCACCCGGGCGTGA
- a CDS encoding M16 family metallopeptidase, whose product MRRLFLAVSTLALLAAGCRSAPQPTPEPNQAPAPEAPATPAADPEAFRDQPPTAGPSPELVLPRFEQAVLDNGLTVLVSTRKELPLVYVGTAFAAGSASDPQGKWGLADLTYKTMLEGAAGKDTLALDQAFQNLGVSPSLGVSSDGAILGVRVLQRNTEAALALLTQVVRQPTFAPKDFERRQKLQLAELVRALGSPGFLAQRTFLDVVFGAAHPYGHPTNGLPETVGSVTVRDVKAFYEKNVGPRTTALVMTGDITLEQAVALAKKSFGDWKSKAVLPPVPPAPPTPARGQVVFVPKAGLDQTIVIMGRPGVAAGHGDESALDLATTVFGGFFGSRLNMNLREDKGYSYGANSGSDARLGVGPLTASSSVRADVTGAAVTEFVNELKGLRERPITPRELEPAREGLIRAFPGSFESVEGLGASASELFLRRRPLDEYARTVAGLEKATPAEVQRVAEAYLSPDAMQIVLVGDPEVIQQQVGPLGLGKLVAREPAKTPAPKP is encoded by the coding sequence ATGCGCCGCCTGTTCCTCGCCGTCTCCACCCTGGCGCTGCTCGCCGCGGGCTGCCGCTCGGCGCCCCAGCCCACGCCCGAGCCGAACCAGGCCCCCGCCCCCGAGGCTCCCGCCACCCCCGCCGCGGACCCCGAGGCCTTCCGGGATCAGCCCCCCACCGCTGGCCCCTCGCCCGAGCTGGTGCTGCCCCGCTTCGAGCAGGCGGTGCTGGACAACGGGCTCACCGTGCTGGTGAGCACGCGCAAGGAGCTGCCGCTCGTGTACGTGGGCACCGCCTTCGCCGCGGGCAGCGCGAGCGACCCGCAGGGCAAGTGGGGCCTGGCGGATCTCACCTACAAGACGATGCTGGAGGGCGCGGCCGGCAAGGACACGCTCGCCCTGGACCAGGCCTTCCAGAACCTGGGCGTGTCGCCCTCGCTGGGCGTCAGCTCGGACGGGGCCATCCTGGGCGTGCGGGTGCTCCAGCGCAACACCGAGGCGGCGCTGGCGCTCCTCACCCAGGTGGTGCGCCAGCCCACGTTCGCGCCCAAGGACTTCGAGCGGCGCCAGAAGCTGCAACTGGCCGAGCTGGTGCGCGCCCTCGGCAGCCCGGGCTTCCTCGCGCAGCGCACGTTCCTCGACGTGGTGTTCGGCGCGGCGCACCCCTATGGGCACCCGACGAACGGCCTGCCGGAGACGGTGGGAAGCGTGACGGTGCGCGACGTGAAGGCCTTCTACGAGAAGAACGTGGGCCCGCGCACCACGGCGCTGGTGATGACGGGCGACATCACGCTGGAGCAGGCGGTGGCGCTGGCGAAGAAGTCCTTCGGCGACTGGAAGAGCAAGGCCGTGCTGCCTCCGGTGCCGCCCGCGCCTCCCACGCCCGCGCGGGGCCAGGTGGTGTTCGTGCCCAAGGCGGGGTTGGATCAGACGATCGTCATCATGGGCCGGCCGGGCGTCGCCGCGGGACATGGGGACGAGTCCGCGCTGGACCTGGCCACCACGGTGTTCGGCGGCTTCTTCGGCAGCCGGCTGAACATGAACCTGCGCGAGGACAAGGGCTACAGCTATGGGGCCAACTCGGGCTCGGACGCGCGGCTGGGGGTGGGGCCGCTGACGGCGTCCTCGTCGGTGCGCGCGGACGTGACGGGCGCGGCGGTCACCGAGTTCGTCAACGAGCTCAAGGGCCTGCGCGAGCGCCCCATCACCCCGCGCGAGCTGGAGCCGGCGCGCGAGGGCCTCATCCGCGCGTTCCCCGGCAGCTTCGAGTCGGTGGAGGGCCTGGGCGCGAGCGCCTCGGAGCTCTTCCTGCGCCGGCGCCCCCTGGACGAGTACGCGCGCACGGTGGCGGGCCTGGAGAAGGCCACGCCCGCCGAGGTGCAGCGCGTGGCCGAGGCCTACCTGAGCCCGGACGCCATGCAGATCGTCCTGGTGGGAGACCCCGAGGTCATCCAGCAGCAGGTGGGGCCGCTGGGGCTCGGCAAGCTGGTGGCGCGGGAGCCGGCGAAGACACCGGCCCCCAAGCCCTGA
- a CDS encoding secretin and TonB N-terminal domain-containing protein, which translates to MRSSRAVCLALALTALPVQAREPRQTRRVSLDVVRAPLEQVLRGLAEMGGMNLVLSEEVRGTVTLTLRDVPWTKALQGVLVSQGLGMERQGNILRVAPLRVLHEEAEARARLAQTREAEGPLRTWFIPVSHARAAELLPQVKAVLSPRGQVSVDVRTNTLIVTDVEAPALP; encoded by the coding sequence ATGCGCTCTTCCCGTGCCGTGTGCCTCGCGCTGGCCCTCACCGCCCTGCCCGTCCAGGCCCGGGAGCCGAGGCAGACCCGGCGCGTCTCGCTCGACGTGGTGCGGGCGCCGCTGGAGCAGGTGCTGCGGGGGCTCGCGGAGATGGGCGGGATGAACCTGGTGCTCTCCGAGGAGGTGCGGGGCACGGTGACGCTCACGCTGCGCGACGTGCCGTGGACGAAGGCGCTCCAGGGGGTGCTGGTGTCCCAGGGGCTGGGCATGGAGCGCCAGGGCAACATCCTGCGCGTGGCGCCCCTGCGGGTGCTCCACGAGGAGGCCGAGGCGCGGGCGCGGCTCGCCCAGACGCGCGAGGCCGAGGGCCCGCTGCGCACCTGGTTCATTCCCGTGAGCCATGCGCGGGCGGCGGAGCTGCTGCCCCAGGTGAAGGCGGTGTTGTCGCCCCGGGGGCAGGTGAGCGTGGATGTGCGCACGAACACGCTCATCGTCACGGACGTGGAGGCGCCCGCGCTGCCGTAG